The proteins below are encoded in one region of Paenacidovorax monticola:
- the kynU gene encoding kynureninase, translating into MTTLQDCQALDAQDPLRPLRDLFTLPPGMIYLDGNSLGAAPRAAAERAATVVQQEWSQGLITSWNAAGWVDLPQRLGNQFAPWIGAGADEVVFTDTTSINLFKVLTAAARLAREDAPQRKKLISERSNFPTDLYIAQSVCAEYGLELVLLEPEEIAAALTPEVAICMLTHVNYRTGAMHDMAAVTAAAHAQGILCVWDLCHSAGAVPVDLKGANADYAVGCSYKYLNGGPGAPAFVWVHPRHADRFWQPLSGWFGHSAPFAFTPGYEPAAGIRRYLCGTQPIVSLSLLQCGLDTYEAARPLGGMAALRTKSLTLTDLFIRLVEERCAGHGLGLATPRDHAARGSQVCLTRDEGAYAIVQALIARGVVGDYRAGSGAAPAAGKGDGGTAHKDILRFGFTPLYIGFEDVWNAVEQLRQVLESGEWRRPEFNQINAVT; encoded by the coding sequence ATGACCACCCTCCAGGACTGCCAGGCGCTCGACGCACAGGACCCGCTGCGCCCGCTGCGCGACCTCTTCACCCTGCCCCCGGGCATGATCTACCTCGACGGCAACTCGCTGGGCGCCGCGCCGCGCGCCGCCGCCGAGCGCGCCGCCACCGTGGTGCAGCAGGAATGGAGCCAGGGCCTCATCACCTCGTGGAACGCCGCGGGCTGGGTGGACCTGCCCCAGCGCCTGGGCAACCAGTTCGCGCCCTGGATCGGCGCGGGCGCGGATGAAGTGGTGTTCACCGACACCACGTCGATCAACCTGTTCAAGGTGCTCACCGCCGCCGCCCGCCTGGCGCGCGAAGACGCGCCGCAGCGCAAGAAGCTCATCAGCGAGCGCAGCAACTTCCCCACCGACCTGTACATCGCCCAGTCGGTCTGCGCCGAGTACGGGCTCGAACTCGTGCTGCTGGAGCCCGAGGAGATCGCCGCCGCGCTCACGCCCGAAGTCGCCATCTGCATGCTCACGCACGTGAACTACCGCACCGGCGCCATGCACGACATGGCCGCCGTGACGGCCGCCGCACACGCGCAGGGCATCCTCTGCGTCTGGGACCTGTGCCACAGCGCGGGCGCCGTGCCCGTCGACCTGAAGGGCGCGAACGCCGACTACGCCGTGGGCTGCAGCTACAAGTACCTCAACGGCGGCCCGGGCGCGCCTGCGTTCGTGTGGGTGCACCCGCGCCATGCGGACCGCTTCTGGCAGCCGCTCTCGGGCTGGTTCGGCCACAGCGCGCCGTTCGCCTTCACGCCCGGCTACGAGCCCGCGGCAGGCATCCGCCGCTACCTGTGCGGCACACAGCCCATCGTGAGCCTGTCGCTGCTGCAGTGCGGGCTCGACACCTACGAGGCCGCGCGGCCCCTGGGCGGCATGGCGGCGCTGCGCACCAAGTCGCTCACGCTCACCGACCTGTTCATCCGCCTGGTGGAAGAGCGCTGCGCGGGCCACGGCCTGGGCCTGGCCACGCCGCGCGACCATGCGGCGCGCGGCTCGCAGGTGTGCCTGACGCGCGACGAAGGCGCCTATGCCATCGTTCAAGCGCTGATCGCGCGCGGTGTGGTCGGCGACTACCGCGCCGGGTCCGGTGCGGCGCCTGCTGCAGGCAAGGGCGACGGCGGCACGGCGCACAAGGACATCCTGCGCTTCGGCTTCACGCCGCTGTACATTGGCTTCGAGGATGTCTGGAACGCCGTGGAGCAGCTGCGCCAGGTGCTGGAGAGCGGCGAATGGCGACGCCCCGAATTCAACCAAATCAACGCTGTGACCTGA
- the kynB gene encoding arylformamidase, whose product MDISAPVHAGSPVFPGDTAYSQQWCATIAPGCPVNVSAITLSPHVGSHADAPLHYDAEGPAIGAVALDAFIGPCRVIHAIGAGPLITWEHIAHAAQNLPPRVLVRTYERMPVDRWDGALAAYAPETVERLADLGVVLIGIDTASIDPAESKALPSHQVIRRRGLRVLENLVLDAVPEGDYELIALPLKFTTADASPVRAVLRALG is encoded by the coding sequence GTGGACATATCCGCCCCCGTGCACGCCGGCAGCCCTGTGTTCCCCGGCGACACCGCGTACAGCCAGCAGTGGTGCGCCACCATCGCGCCGGGCTGCCCCGTGAACGTGAGCGCGATCACGCTCTCGCCGCACGTGGGCTCGCACGCCGATGCGCCGCTGCACTACGACGCCGAAGGGCCCGCGATCGGCGCGGTGGCGCTCGATGCCTTCATCGGCCCCTGCCGCGTGATCCACGCGATCGGCGCGGGCCCGCTCATCACCTGGGAACACATCGCGCATGCGGCGCAGAACCTGCCCCCGCGCGTGCTGGTGCGCACCTACGAACGCATGCCCGTGGACCGCTGGGACGGCGCCCTGGCCGCCTATGCGCCCGAGACCGTGGAGCGCCTGGCCGACCTGGGCGTGGTGCTCATCGGCATCGACACCGCGAGCATCGACCCCGCCGAGAGCAAGGCGCTGCCCAGCCACCAGGTGATCCGCCGGCGCGGCCTGCGCGTGCTCGAGAACCTCGTGCTCGACGCGGTGCCCGAGGGCGACTACGAACTCATCGCGCTGCCGCTCAAGTTCACCACGGCCGATGCCTCGCCCGTGCGCGCGGTGCTGCGCGCGCTGGGCTGA
- a CDS encoding Lrp/AsnC family transcriptional regulator — protein sequence MQTELDRIDRQLVHALQDDARLTSGELAQMAHLSQSPCWRRVKRLEDDGVIRGYHAVLNRRALGFGVLAFVMVGIDHQTEVSSVAFEEAVCAIPEVVMFHGISGPEDFLLVVVARDLDAYSELLQRRLHRLPGVRHVRTHFSLQEFKGQVGGLPVPLG from the coding sequence ATGCAGACGGAACTGGATCGCATCGACCGCCAGCTGGTGCACGCGCTGCAGGATGACGCGCGGCTGACCTCGGGCGAGCTCGCGCAGATGGCGCACCTGTCGCAGTCGCCGTGCTGGCGGCGCGTCAAGCGGCTGGAGGACGATGGGGTGATCCGCGGCTACCACGCGGTGCTCAACCGCCGCGCGCTCGGTTTCGGCGTGCTGGCGTTCGTGATGGTGGGCATCGACCACCAGACCGAGGTGTCGTCCGTGGCGTTCGAGGAAGCCGTCTGCGCCATCCCCGAGGTAGTCATGTTCCACGGCATCTCGGGGCCCGAGGATTTCCTGCTCGTGGTCGTGGCGCGCGACCTCGACGCCTACTCCGAGCTGCTGCAGCGGCGCCTGCACCGGCTGCCCGGCGTGCGGCACGTGCGCACGCATTTTTCGCTGCAGGAGTTCAAGGGCCAGGTGGGCGGCCTGCCCGTGCCGCTGGGTTGA
- a CDS encoding YkgJ family cysteine cluster protein produces the protein MTHPCLSCGACCASFRVDFSAHEAQELDGSVPDGLAMEVNDSLRRMRGTDHVPPRCAALTGRLGERVACGIYEWRPSPCREFEAGSDACNRARQRHGLAALEGGPY, from the coding sequence ATGACCCACCCCTGCCTGAGCTGCGGCGCCTGCTGCGCGAGCTTCCGCGTCGATTTCTCCGCCCATGAAGCACAGGAGCTGGATGGCAGCGTGCCCGATGGCCTGGCCATGGAAGTCAACGACAGCCTGCGCCGCATGCGCGGCACCGACCATGTGCCGCCGCGCTGCGCGGCGCTCACCGGCCGCCTGGGCGAGCGCGTGGCTTGCGGCATCTACGAGTGGCGGCCCTCGCCCTGCCGCGAATTCGAGGCGGGCAGCGACGCCTGCAACCGCGCGCGCCAGCGCCACGGCCTCGCTGCCCTGGAGGGCGGGCCGTACTGA
- a CDS encoding FeoA family protein, translated as MLDPKTRPQAPGMGLDALPRRVPARVVDLQPARDAREQEVLLRLMEIGFLPGEPVRILACGFPGGDPLAVRVGQATFALRRHEAAMVRVQVQQEPA; from the coding sequence ATGCTCGACCCGAAGACCCGCCCGCAGGCGCCAGGCATGGGGCTGGATGCCCTGCCACGCAGGGTGCCCGCCCGGGTCGTGGACCTGCAGCCGGCGCGCGACGCGCGCGAGCAGGAGGTGCTGCTGCGGCTCATGGAGATCGGCTTCCTGCCCGGCGAGCCCGTGCGCATCCTGGCCTGTGGATTCCCGGGGGGCGATCCGCTTGCCGTGCGCGTGGGGCAGGCCACGTTCGCGTTGCGCCGCCACGAGGCCGCGATGGTGCGCGTGCAAGTCCAGCAGGAGCCCGCATGA
- the feoB gene encoding ferrous iron transporter B → MSSVPSVPLRIALLGNPNCGKTALFNLMTGARQKVANYAGVTVERKEGLLHTAGGRRVRVLDLPGTYSLNAHSLDEAITRDIVMGRHRSEAPPELLVCVTDATHLRLNLRLVLEARALGLPMVLVLNMSDMAERQGIVIDREALGRALGVPVLSSVGVRQDGAQELLRWLDAVEPVPPPALGLSLSADPQQRVLDLHREVQRVMALAVRETAAGRRLDDRLDAVALHPLWGMLLLAATLFLMFQAVFSWAQWPMDAIKDGVAALAAWVGAHMPEGVLRSLLTDGVLAGAGSVLVFLPQILILFLFILALEDSGYLPRAAFLLDRTMGAVGLSGRSFIPLLSSFACAVPGIMATRSISSWRDRLVTILIAPLMTCSARLPVYALLIGAFIPGRTVGGIFNLQGLVLFGLYVGGIASAMGVAAVARLERRGAGPTPLLMELPAYRWPSLRSLALGLYERALIFLRRVGGIILAVSILLWFLSSYPAPPDGAAGAAIQYSFAGRIGHMLGMLVAPIGFNWQIAIALVPGMAAREVAVSALGTVYALSATGEEVAEQLGPLIAGSWSMATALSLLVWFVYAPQCISTIAAVRRETNSWRYPLLMAGYLFALAYGASFVTYRVALALGGG, encoded by the coding sequence ATGAGCAGCGTGCCATCCGTTCCCCTGCGCATCGCGCTGCTGGGCAACCCCAACTGCGGCAAGACCGCGTTGTTCAACCTCATGACCGGCGCACGCCAGAAGGTGGCCAACTACGCGGGCGTCACCGTGGAGCGCAAGGAAGGCCTGCTGCACACGGCCGGTGGCCGCCGCGTGCGCGTGCTGGACCTGCCCGGCACCTACAGCCTCAATGCCCACAGCCTGGACGAAGCCATCACCCGCGACATCGTCATGGGACGGCACCGCAGCGAGGCGCCGCCCGAGCTGCTCGTGTGCGTGACCGACGCCACCCACCTGCGCCTGAACCTGCGCCTGGTGCTGGAGGCGCGCGCGCTGGGCCTGCCCATGGTGCTGGTGCTCAACATGAGCGACATGGCCGAGCGCCAGGGCATTGTGATCGACCGGGAGGCCCTGGGGCGGGCGTTGGGCGTGCCCGTGCTCTCCAGCGTGGGCGTGCGCCAGGACGGCGCGCAGGAGCTGCTGCGCTGGCTCGATGCCGTGGAGCCCGTGCCGCCGCCGGCCCTGGGCCTGTCGCTGAGCGCCGACCCGCAGCAGCGCGTGCTCGATCTGCACCGCGAGGTCCAGCGCGTCATGGCGCTGGCCGTGCGCGAGACGGCCGCCGGTCGGCGGCTGGACGACCGCCTCGACGCCGTGGCCCTGCATCCGCTGTGGGGCATGCTGCTGCTCGCGGCCACGCTGTTCCTGATGTTCCAGGCCGTGTTCAGCTGGGCGCAATGGCCCATGGACGCGATCAAGGACGGCGTGGCGGCCCTGGCCGCCTGGGTGGGGGCCCACATGCCCGAAGGGGTGCTGCGCAGCCTGCTTACCGACGGCGTGCTGGCCGGCGCGGGCAGCGTGCTCGTGTTCCTGCCGCAGATCCTGATCCTGTTCCTGTTCATCCTCGCGCTCGAGGATTCCGGCTACCTGCCGCGCGCTGCCTTTCTGCTCGACCGGACGATGGGGGCCGTGGGGCTGTCGGGGCGCTCGTTCATCCCGCTGCTGTCGAGCTTTGCGTGCGCGGTGCCGGGCATCATGGCCACGCGCTCGATCTCCAGCTGGCGCGACCGGCTCGTCACCATCCTCATCGCGCCGCTCATGACCTGCTCGGCGCGCCTGCCCGTGTACGCGCTGCTGATCGGTGCCTTCATTCCCGGGCGCACCGTGGGCGGCATCTTCAACCTGCAGGGGCTGGTGCTGTTCGGCCTCTACGTGGGCGGCATCGCGAGCGCGATGGGCGTGGCGGCCGTGGCCCGGCTCGAGCGGCGTGGCGCGGGCCCCACGCCGCTCCTGATGGAGTTGCCGGCCTACCGCTGGCCCAGCCTGCGCAGCCTGGCCCTTGGCCTGTACGAGCGGGCCCTGATCTTCCTGCGCCGCGTGGGCGGCATCATCCTCGCGGTCTCCATCCTGCTGTGGTTCCTGTCGTCCTACCCCGCGCCGCCCGATGGGGCGGCGGGCGCGGCCATCCAATACAGCTTCGCAGGCCGCATCGGCCATATGCTGGGCATGCTGGTGGCACCCATCGGCTTCAACTGGCAGATCGCCATCGCGCTCGTGCCCGGCATGGCCGCGCGCGAAGTGGCCGTGAGTGCGCTCGGAACGGTGTACGCGCTCTCGGCCACGGGCGAGGAGGTGGCGGAACAGCTCGGACCGCTGATCGCGGGCAGCTGGTCGATGGCCACGGCGCTGTCGCTGCTCGTGTGGTTCGTCTATGCGCCGCAGTGCATCTCGACGATCGCCGCCGTGCGCCGCGAGACCAACAGCTGGCGCTATCCGTTGCTGATGGCGGGCTACCTGTTCGCGCTGGCCTATGGCGCGAGCTTCGTCACGTACCGGGTGGCGCTGGCGCTCGGAGGGGGGTGA
- a CDS encoding FeoB-associated Cys-rich membrane protein: MVQEIVVGVIVALAAAYVVWRYLPAPWRQRLRRVHPALAEAPGCGGCSACGSESGGCGPEKEKATRTVALPVSRRDP, from the coding sequence ATGGTGCAGGAGATCGTCGTTGGCGTGATCGTCGCACTGGCCGCGGCCTATGTGGTGTGGCGCTACCTGCCCGCGCCGTGGCGCCAGCGCCTGCGGCGCGTGCATCCCGCGCTGGCCGAGGCGCCAGGGTGCGGCGGCTGCAGCGCCTGTGGCAGCGAGAGCGGTGGCTGCGGCCCGGAAAAGGAAAAGGCCACCCGGACGGTGGCCCTTCCCGTGTCGCGGCGCGACCCCTGA
- the argF gene encoding ornithine carbamoyltransferase: MKHYLQFKDLTADEYGYLFERAALIKKKFKAYEKHHPLTDRTLAMIFEKASTRTRVSFEAGMYQLGGSVVHLTTGDSQLGRAEPIEDSAKVISRMVDLVMIRTFEQTKIERFAAHSRVPVINGLTNEFHPCQILADLFTFIEHRGSIRGKTVAWVGDGNNMANTWLQAAELLDFKVHLSTPSGYEVDAAVAGVSRRDCYQVFKDPMDACRGADLVTTDVWTSMGYEAENEARRLAFADWCVDAEMMAVAKPDALFMHCLPAHRGEEVEGDVIDGPQSVVWDEAENRMHVQKALMEYLLLGRVA, translated from the coding sequence ATGAAGCATTACCTGCAATTCAAGGACCTCACGGCCGACGAGTACGGCTACCTGTTCGAGCGCGCGGCGCTCATCAAGAAGAAGTTCAAGGCCTACGAAAAGCACCATCCGCTCACGGACCGCACGCTGGCCATGATCTTCGAGAAGGCCAGCACGCGCACGCGCGTGAGCTTCGAGGCCGGCATGTACCAGCTCGGCGGCTCCGTGGTGCACCTGACCACGGGCGACAGCCAGCTGGGCCGCGCCGAGCCCATCGAGGACAGCGCCAAGGTCATCAGCCGCATGGTGGACCTGGTGATGATCCGCACGTTCGAGCAGACGAAGATCGAGCGCTTCGCCGCGCACTCGCGCGTGCCCGTCATCAATGGCCTCACGAACGAGTTCCACCCCTGCCAGATCCTGGCCGACCTCTTCACCTTCATCGAGCACCGGGGCTCCATCCGCGGCAAGACCGTGGCCTGGGTGGGCGACGGCAACAACATGGCCAACACCTGGCTGCAGGCGGCGGAGCTGCTGGACTTCAAGGTGCACCTGAGCACCCCGAGCGGCTACGAGGTGGACGCCGCCGTGGCCGGCGTTTCGCGCCGGGACTGCTACCAGGTCTTCAAGGACCCCATGGACGCCTGCCGCGGTGCCGACCTGGTCACCACCGACGTGTGGACCAGCATGGGCTACGAGGCCGAGAACGAAGCGCGCAGGCTGGCTTTCGCCGACTGGTGCGTGGACGCCGAGATGATGGCCGTGGCCAAGCCCGACGCGCTGTTCATGCACTGCCTGCCCGCGCACCGTGGCGAGGAGGTCGAGGGCGACGTAATCGACGGCCCCCAATCCGTGGTCTGGGACGAGGCGGAAAACCGGATGCACGTGCAGAAGGCGCTCATGGAGTACCTTCTGCTGGGCCGCGTGGCCTGA